One segment of Clavelina lepadiformis chromosome 2, kaClaLepa1.1, whole genome shotgun sequence DNA contains the following:
- the LOC143445303 gene encoding uncharacterized protein LOC143445303 isoform X5 produces the protein MNVLKRREIAMSINSLSSCATTKQNLINSALQPPKGSSQVMNLPPSLADSRPELYVSCLQQGISAYIESVQNVSKTGCWLADSLSVLLEGTDCQLTSAKMKKKFLNMFEISVKLSIQAKNDLARLLMELTLPNHNNNNHNQAMSKWRIQNSKVLEKCIFCLEKLHSSVFGETHSEDIKEINGVQEHQADDKHLLKLNNNKPENQSPSTNELEWKQMKHKKMCINSWKYTKHLTNSLRKSSGLTEGEIQNLLKPHAVAESYKNKLNQKISAALKEYETALGGLALPTITVRGAFSLDQTIAREVLANCCNLMEIEQGIQRPPVKQFLHCELPLTNFKLSQVKYSTGTSNSTDNAKLKKDALSLFIQTCSSRLAQAEVEEITSEILGDLCPARWRCHVKAVLQLMFGNSGLVVLDTIASDTKHWATVERKGSLIIVSVPSIWSIKEDPGTMILLHRNVDPEKKLFDINVRYVAAYNLQQDSAKKKEPVVYVEVTLMNGKLSSHESLDSSVAPVSWLQKCDSNDQHTAAGSTGPPARNNRANVSKSSSSTSISSRTSSTKGRESDDNKPDSNDENSESEAIQDAIKLLSVSLSIKKAKLMEKSEAKTKEMVEEKAVSPEKPEKSLSEGTNSETKLPTTKATTSSHAKSKTLPTLRQSSNTNKNPYNHLQRYPKSASFSAFDRANFKFLNKPLTVIHPAVSPRRTFSTSSALLQTVQQQPVMYIQPNVVKHPQMQPFSVLHTANRTMQADPSHFSSPVLIQSHVSNQVILQPPLTQSSSPNTFSPTQNELLQQQQCTNAYELPQNILRSSSEMSMANVNSVQGASVISQHFENPNRYAEKQGITNAELMQQFAPNTLPELANSERSTPQNDQMNALLMDQMMDLHLSGSHGAKDIDQGLHQQLNLGVEGRKMMTSVNSIGDGSSQQNNFGPIGSPAPSRRLSHADDNKKGSNTWPHARQLSNFGKFATNNEPDYAQYIAGVNNSLQKKAATWEGADIKTRQGRSTSPEPDFRSDIPFNIFATPDLVQHVMPKARPSHDQRNGQESSDQRASPQSTGWLPWQQ, from the exons ATGAATGTGCTAAAAAGAA GAGAAATCGCTATGTCGATCAATTCACTTTCAAGTTGTGCCACTACAAAGCAAAACCTTATTAACTCAGCCTTGCAACCACCAAAAGGAAGCAGTCAAGTCATGAA tttgcCACCGTCATTGGCAGATAGTCGACCAGAGCTTTATGTTTCTTGCCTTCAGCAAGGAATTTCAGCATACATTGAATCTGTTCAG AATGTCAGCAAGACTGGTTGCTGGTTGGCAGATTCACTGTCTGTGCTACTTGAGGGAACAGATTGCCAACTTACTTCTGCAAAAATGaagaagaaatttttgaaTATGTTTGAAATTTCTGTTAAACTTAGCATACAG GCTAAAAATGATCTTGCTCGTCTGCTAATGGAATTGACACTACCCAACCACAACAACAATAATCACAACCAAGCTATGTCAAAGTGGAGAATTCAAAATTCAAAG GTTCTGGAAAAGTGCATTTTCTGTTTAGAAAAGCTTCATTCATCTGTGTTCGGTGAAACACATAGTGAAgatataaaagaaattaat GGTGTGCAGGAACATCAAGCTGATGATAAGCATCTGCTGAAACTAAACAACAATAAACCGGAAAATCAATCACCATCAACAAATGAGTTGGAATGGAAGCAGATGAAACATAAGAAGATGTGCATTAACTCGTGGAAATATACTAAACAT CTGACGAACAGCTTGAGGAAAAGTTCTGGGCTAACAGAAGgggaaattcaaaatttactCAAGCCACATGCGGTTGCTGAATCATACAAAAACAAGCTTAATCAGAAAATTTCAGCAGCACTGAAG GAATATGAAACAGCTCTGGGTGGACTTGCTCTGCCCACTATTACAGTACGAGGAGCATTTTCATTGGATCAGACAATAGCTAGAGAAGTTCTTGCAAACTGCTGCAATTTAATGGAAATAGAACAG GGCATACAACGTCCACCAGTGAAACAGTtcttgcattgtgaattaccCTTGACCAATTTCAAGCTTTCCCAAGTTAAGTATTCAACAGGCACTTCCAATTCTACAGACAatgcaaaacttaaaaag GATGCTCTCAGTCTCTTCATTCAGACATGTAGTTCCAGACTTGCCCAAGCAGAAGTGGAAGAAATAACATCCGAAATCTTGGGCGATTTATGTCCAGCAAGGTGGCGCTGCCATGTCAAGGCTGTTTTGCAGCTTATGTTTGGAAACTCGGGATTG GTTGTGTTAGACACAATTGCAAGTGACACAAAGCACTGGGCTACTGTTGAAAGAAAAGGCTCTCTTATCATAGTATCTGTACCATCTATATG GTCTATCAAAGAAGATCCCGGTACAATGATTTTGCTTCATAGGAATGTTGATCcagaaaaaaaactatttGACATTAATGTTCGATATGTTGCTGCATACAACTTGCAACAAGATTCTGCAAAAAA AAAAGAGCCAGTTGTTTATGTGGAAGTAACTTTGATGAATGGAAAGTTAAGCTCGCACGAATCATTGGATAGTTCTGTTGCTCCTGTGTCCTGGCTGCAGAAGTGTGATTCCAATGACCAGCATACAGCAGCTGGGAGCACAGGTCCTCCTGCCCGAAATAATAGAGCAAATGTGTCTAAATCCAGTAGCAGTACATCAATATCCTCCAGGACAAGTTCAACAAAGGGACGAGAGTCTGATGACAATAAACCTGACTCGAACGATG AAAACTCGGAATCTGAAGCTATTCAGGATGCAATTAAACTACTCTCAGTTAGTCTCAGCATCAAGAAAGCAAAACTGATGGAGAAATCTGAAGCAAAAACCAAAGAG ATGGTGGAAGAAAAGGCTGTTAGTCCTGAAAAACCTGAAAAATCACTATCAGAAGGAACAAATTCTG aAACAAAACTACCAACGACCAAAGCAACGACTTCATCCCATGCAAAGTCCAAGACACTTCCAACATTAAGACAATCGAGCAATACTAATAAAAATCCTTACAATCATTTACAACGTTACCCAAAATCTGCATCCTTTTCTGCTTTCGATCGAGCTAATTTTAAGTTTCTGAACAAGCCACTGACTGTAATTCATCCAGCAGTATCACCACGACGAACGTTTTCGACTTCCAGCGCACTGCTACAAACTGTGCAACAGCAGCCAGTAATGTACATACAGCCAAACGTTGTAAAGCACCCGCAAATGCAGCCATTTTCCGTACTTCATACAGCAAATCGGACAATGCAAGCCGATCCTTCCCATTTCTCTTCTCCAGTGCTTATTCAGTCGCACGTTTCAAACCAAGTGATTTTGCAACCTCCATTGACGCAGTCTTCGTCACCGAATACATTTTCACCAACACAAAATGAACTTTTGCAGCAGCAGCAGTGTACCAATGCCTATGAATTACCTCAAAATATCTTACGTTCATCTTCTGAAATGAGCATGGCGAATGTGAATTCTGTTCAAGGTGCAAGTGTAATTTCGCAGCACTTTGAAAACCCGAATAGATATGCGGAGAAACAGGGCATCACCAATGCAGAACTCATGCAGCAATTTGCCCCCAATACGTTGCCAGAATTGGCAAACAGCGAGCGTTCAACACCACAAAATGACCAAATGAACGCGTTGCTGATGGATCAAATGATGGATTTACACTTATCCGGATCTCATGGTGCTAAAGATATAGATCAAGGACTCCATCAGCAGTTGAATTTAGGTGTAGAGGGGAGGAAGATGATGACCTCCGTAAACAGTATTGGTGATGGATCTTcgcaacaaaataattttg GACCCATTGGCAGCCCTGCACCTTCTCGACGTTTGTCCCATGCAGATGACAATAAAAAAGGGAGCAACACTTGGCCTCATGCCAGACAACTGTCAAACTTTGGCAAGTTTGCCACCAACA ATGAGCCAGATTATGCCCAGTACATTGCTGGCGTAAATAACTCGCTGCAAAAGAAAGCTGCCACCTGGGAAGGGGCAGATATAAAGACAAG GCAAGGTCGTTCTACCAGTCCAGAACCAGATTTTCGATCAGATATtccatttaatatttttgcgaCGCCTGATCTGGTGCAGCATGTCATGCCAAA GGCACGACCATCTCACGATCAAAGAAATGGACAG GAATCGAGTGACCAGAGAGCTTCTCCCCAGTCAACGGGTTGGCTTCCCTGGCAGCAGTGA
- the LOC143445303 gene encoding uncharacterized protein LOC143445303 isoform X6 yields MSINSLSSCATTKQNLINSALQPPKGSSQVMNLPPSLADSRPELYVSCLQQGISAYIESVQNVSKTGCWLADSLSVLLEGTDCQLTSAKMKKKFLNMFEISVKLSIQAKNDLARLLMELTLPNHNNNNHNQAMSKWRIQNSKVLEKCIFCLEKLHSSVFGETHSEDIKEINGVQEHQADDKHLLKLNNNKPENQSPSTNELEWKQMKHKKMCINSWKYTKHLTNSLRKSSGLTEGEIQNLLKPHAVAESYKNKLNQKISAALKEYETALGGLALPTITVRGAFSLDQTIAREVLANCCNLMEIEQGIQRPPVKQFLHCELPLTNFKLSQVKYSTGTSNSTDNAKLKKDALSLFIQTCSSRLAQAEVEEITSEILGDLCPARWRCHVKAVLQLMFGNSGLVVLDTIASDTKHWATVERKGSLIIVSVPSIWSIKEDPGTMILLHRNVDPEKKLFDINVRYVAAYNLQQDSAKKKEPVVYVEVTLMNGKLSSHESLDSSVAPVSWLQKCDSNDQHTAAGSTGPPARNNRANVSKSSSSTSISSRTSSTKGRESDDNKPDSNDENSESEAIQDAIKLLSVSLSIKKAKLMEKSEAKTKEMVEEKAVSPEKPEKSLSEGTNSETKLPTTKATTSSHAKSKTLPTLRQSSNTNKNPYNHLQRYPKSASFSAFDRANFKFLNKPLTVIHPAVSPRRTFSTSSALLQTVQQQPVMYIQPNVVKHPQMQPFSVLHTANRTMQADPSHFSSPVLIQSHVSNQVILQPPLTQSSSPNTFSPTQNELLQQQQCTNAYELPQNILRSSSEMSMANVNSVQGASVISQHFENPNRYAEKQGITNAELMQQFAPNTLPELANSERSTPQNDQMNALLMDQMMDLHLSGSHGAKDIDQGLHQQLNLGVEGRKMMTSVNSIGDGSSQQNNFGPIGSPAPSRRLSHADDNKKGSNTWPHARQLSNFGKFATNNEPDYAQYIAGVNNSLQKKAATWEGADIKTRQGRSTSPEPDFRSDIPFNIFATPDLVQHVMPKARPSHDQRNGQESSDQRASPQSTGWLPWQQ; encoded by the exons ATGTCGATCAATTCACTTTCAAGTTGTGCCACTACAAAGCAAAACCTTATTAACTCAGCCTTGCAACCACCAAAAGGAAGCAGTCAAGTCATGAA tttgcCACCGTCATTGGCAGATAGTCGACCAGAGCTTTATGTTTCTTGCCTTCAGCAAGGAATTTCAGCATACATTGAATCTGTTCAG AATGTCAGCAAGACTGGTTGCTGGTTGGCAGATTCACTGTCTGTGCTACTTGAGGGAACAGATTGCCAACTTACTTCTGCAAAAATGaagaagaaatttttgaaTATGTTTGAAATTTCTGTTAAACTTAGCATACAG GCTAAAAATGATCTTGCTCGTCTGCTAATGGAATTGACACTACCCAACCACAACAACAATAATCACAACCAAGCTATGTCAAAGTGGAGAATTCAAAATTCAAAG GTTCTGGAAAAGTGCATTTTCTGTTTAGAAAAGCTTCATTCATCTGTGTTCGGTGAAACACATAGTGAAgatataaaagaaattaat GGTGTGCAGGAACATCAAGCTGATGATAAGCATCTGCTGAAACTAAACAACAATAAACCGGAAAATCAATCACCATCAACAAATGAGTTGGAATGGAAGCAGATGAAACATAAGAAGATGTGCATTAACTCGTGGAAATATACTAAACAT CTGACGAACAGCTTGAGGAAAAGTTCTGGGCTAACAGAAGgggaaattcaaaatttactCAAGCCACATGCGGTTGCTGAATCATACAAAAACAAGCTTAATCAGAAAATTTCAGCAGCACTGAAG GAATATGAAACAGCTCTGGGTGGACTTGCTCTGCCCACTATTACAGTACGAGGAGCATTTTCATTGGATCAGACAATAGCTAGAGAAGTTCTTGCAAACTGCTGCAATTTAATGGAAATAGAACAG GGCATACAACGTCCACCAGTGAAACAGTtcttgcattgtgaattaccCTTGACCAATTTCAAGCTTTCCCAAGTTAAGTATTCAACAGGCACTTCCAATTCTACAGACAatgcaaaacttaaaaag GATGCTCTCAGTCTCTTCATTCAGACATGTAGTTCCAGACTTGCCCAAGCAGAAGTGGAAGAAATAACATCCGAAATCTTGGGCGATTTATGTCCAGCAAGGTGGCGCTGCCATGTCAAGGCTGTTTTGCAGCTTATGTTTGGAAACTCGGGATTG GTTGTGTTAGACACAATTGCAAGTGACACAAAGCACTGGGCTACTGTTGAAAGAAAAGGCTCTCTTATCATAGTATCTGTACCATCTATATG GTCTATCAAAGAAGATCCCGGTACAATGATTTTGCTTCATAGGAATGTTGATCcagaaaaaaaactatttGACATTAATGTTCGATATGTTGCTGCATACAACTTGCAACAAGATTCTGCAAAAAA AAAAGAGCCAGTTGTTTATGTGGAAGTAACTTTGATGAATGGAAAGTTAAGCTCGCACGAATCATTGGATAGTTCTGTTGCTCCTGTGTCCTGGCTGCAGAAGTGTGATTCCAATGACCAGCATACAGCAGCTGGGAGCACAGGTCCTCCTGCCCGAAATAATAGAGCAAATGTGTCTAAATCCAGTAGCAGTACATCAATATCCTCCAGGACAAGTTCAACAAAGGGACGAGAGTCTGATGACAATAAACCTGACTCGAACGATG AAAACTCGGAATCTGAAGCTATTCAGGATGCAATTAAACTACTCTCAGTTAGTCTCAGCATCAAGAAAGCAAAACTGATGGAGAAATCTGAAGCAAAAACCAAAGAG ATGGTGGAAGAAAAGGCTGTTAGTCCTGAAAAACCTGAAAAATCACTATCAGAAGGAACAAATTCTG aAACAAAACTACCAACGACCAAAGCAACGACTTCATCCCATGCAAAGTCCAAGACACTTCCAACATTAAGACAATCGAGCAATACTAATAAAAATCCTTACAATCATTTACAACGTTACCCAAAATCTGCATCCTTTTCTGCTTTCGATCGAGCTAATTTTAAGTTTCTGAACAAGCCACTGACTGTAATTCATCCAGCAGTATCACCACGACGAACGTTTTCGACTTCCAGCGCACTGCTACAAACTGTGCAACAGCAGCCAGTAATGTACATACAGCCAAACGTTGTAAAGCACCCGCAAATGCAGCCATTTTCCGTACTTCATACAGCAAATCGGACAATGCAAGCCGATCCTTCCCATTTCTCTTCTCCAGTGCTTATTCAGTCGCACGTTTCAAACCAAGTGATTTTGCAACCTCCATTGACGCAGTCTTCGTCACCGAATACATTTTCACCAACACAAAATGAACTTTTGCAGCAGCAGCAGTGTACCAATGCCTATGAATTACCTCAAAATATCTTACGTTCATCTTCTGAAATGAGCATGGCGAATGTGAATTCTGTTCAAGGTGCAAGTGTAATTTCGCAGCACTTTGAAAACCCGAATAGATATGCGGAGAAACAGGGCATCACCAATGCAGAACTCATGCAGCAATTTGCCCCCAATACGTTGCCAGAATTGGCAAACAGCGAGCGTTCAACACCACAAAATGACCAAATGAACGCGTTGCTGATGGATCAAATGATGGATTTACACTTATCCGGATCTCATGGTGCTAAAGATATAGATCAAGGACTCCATCAGCAGTTGAATTTAGGTGTAGAGGGGAGGAAGATGATGACCTCCGTAAACAGTATTGGTGATGGATCTTcgcaacaaaataattttg GACCCATTGGCAGCCCTGCACCTTCTCGACGTTTGTCCCATGCAGATGACAATAAAAAAGGGAGCAACACTTGGCCTCATGCCAGACAACTGTCAAACTTTGGCAAGTTTGCCACCAACA ATGAGCCAGATTATGCCCAGTACATTGCTGGCGTAAATAACTCGCTGCAAAAGAAAGCTGCCACCTGGGAAGGGGCAGATATAAAGACAAG GCAAGGTCGTTCTACCAGTCCAGAACCAGATTTTCGATCAGATATtccatttaatatttttgcgaCGCCTGATCTGGTGCAGCATGTCATGCCAAA GGCACGACCATCTCACGATCAAAGAAATGGACAG GAATCGAGTGACCAGAGAGCTTCTCCCCAGTCAACGGGTTGGCTTCCCTGGCAGCAGTGA
- the LOC143445303 gene encoding uncharacterized protein LOC143445303 isoform X2: MYSQNVTRNIHTKITNAVEFLLLSSLDGGSGTDKQREIAMSINSLSSCATTKQNLINSALQPPKGSSQVMNLPPSLADSRPELYVSCLQQGISAYIESVQNVSKTGCWLADSLSVLLEGTDCQLTSAKMKKKFLNMFEISVKLSIQAKNDLARLLMELTLPNHNNNNHNQAMSKWRIQNSKVLEKCIFCLEKLHSSVFGETHSEDIKEINEHQADDKHLLKLNNNKPENQSPSTNELEWKQMKHKKMCINSWKYTKHLTNSLRKSSGLTEGEIQNLLKPHAVAESYKNKLNQKISAALKEYETALGGLALPTITVRGAFSLDQTIAREVLANCCNLMEIEQGIQRPPVKQFLHCELPLTNFKLSQVKYSTGTSNSTDNAKLKKDALSLFIQTCSSRLAQAEVEEITSEILGDLCPARWRCHVKAVLQLMFGNSGLVVLDTIASDTKHWATVERKGSLIIVSVPSIWSIKEDPGTMILLHRNVDPEKKLFDINVRYVAAYNLQQDSAKKKEPVVYVEVTLMNGKLSSHESLDSSVAPVSWLQKCDSNDQHTAAGSTGPPARNNRANVSKSSSSTSISSRTSSTKGRESDDNKPDSNDENSESEAIQDAIKLLSVSLSIKKAKLMEKSEAKTKEMVEEKAVSPEKPEKSLSEGTNSETKLPTTKATTSSHAKSKTLPTLRQSSNTNKNPYNHLQRYPKSASFSAFDRANFKFLNKPLTVIHPAVSPRRTFSTSSALLQTVQQQPVMYIQPNVVKHPQMQPFSVLHTANRTMQADPSHFSSPVLIQSHVSNQVILQPPLTQSSSPNTFSPTQNELLQQQQCTNAYELPQNILRSSSEMSMANVNSVQGASVISQHFENPNRYAEKQGITNAELMQQFAPNTLPELANSERSTPQNDQMNALLMDQMMDLHLSGSHGAKDIDQGLHQQLNLGVEGRKMMTSVNSIGDGSSQQNNFGPIGSPAPSRRLSHADDNKKGSNTWPHARQLSNFGKFATNNEPDYAQYIAGVNNSLQKKAATWEGADIKTRQGRSTSPEPDFRSDIPFNIFATPDLVQHVMPKARPSHDQRNGQESSDQRASPQSTGWLPWQQ; the protein is encoded by the exons ATGTATTCACAAAATGTGACAAGAAACATTCATACGAAGATTACGAATGCAGTGGAATTTCTCTTACTTTCATCTCTTGATGGTGGCAGTGGCACGGATAAGCAAA GAGAAATCGCTATGTCGATCAATTCACTTTCAAGTTGTGCCACTACAAAGCAAAACCTTATTAACTCAGCCTTGCAACCACCAAAAGGAAGCAGTCAAGTCATGAA tttgcCACCGTCATTGGCAGATAGTCGACCAGAGCTTTATGTTTCTTGCCTTCAGCAAGGAATTTCAGCATACATTGAATCTGTTCAG AATGTCAGCAAGACTGGTTGCTGGTTGGCAGATTCACTGTCTGTGCTACTTGAGGGAACAGATTGCCAACTTACTTCTGCAAAAATGaagaagaaatttttgaaTATGTTTGAAATTTCTGTTAAACTTAGCATACAG GCTAAAAATGATCTTGCTCGTCTGCTAATGGAATTGACACTACCCAACCACAACAACAATAATCACAACCAAGCTATGTCAAAGTGGAGAATTCAAAATTCAAAG GTTCTGGAAAAGTGCATTTTCTGTTTAGAAAAGCTTCATTCATCTGTGTTCGGTGAAACACATAGTGAAgatataaaagaaattaat GAACATCAAGCTGATGATAAGCATCTGCTGAAACTAAACAACAATAAACCGGAAAATCAATCACCATCAACAAATGAGTTGGAATGGAAGCAGATGAAACATAAGAAGATGTGCATTAACTCGTGGAAATATACTAAACAT CTGACGAACAGCTTGAGGAAAAGTTCTGGGCTAACAGAAGgggaaattcaaaatttactCAAGCCACATGCGGTTGCTGAATCATACAAAAACAAGCTTAATCAGAAAATTTCAGCAGCACTGAAG GAATATGAAACAGCTCTGGGTGGACTTGCTCTGCCCACTATTACAGTACGAGGAGCATTTTCATTGGATCAGACAATAGCTAGAGAAGTTCTTGCAAACTGCTGCAATTTAATGGAAATAGAACAG GGCATACAACGTCCACCAGTGAAACAGTtcttgcattgtgaattaccCTTGACCAATTTCAAGCTTTCCCAAGTTAAGTATTCAACAGGCACTTCCAATTCTACAGACAatgcaaaacttaaaaag GATGCTCTCAGTCTCTTCATTCAGACATGTAGTTCCAGACTTGCCCAAGCAGAAGTGGAAGAAATAACATCCGAAATCTTGGGCGATTTATGTCCAGCAAGGTGGCGCTGCCATGTCAAGGCTGTTTTGCAGCTTATGTTTGGAAACTCGGGATTG GTTGTGTTAGACACAATTGCAAGTGACACAAAGCACTGGGCTACTGTTGAAAGAAAAGGCTCTCTTATCATAGTATCTGTACCATCTATATG GTCTATCAAAGAAGATCCCGGTACAATGATTTTGCTTCATAGGAATGTTGATCcagaaaaaaaactatttGACATTAATGTTCGATATGTTGCTGCATACAACTTGCAACAAGATTCTGCAAAAAA AAAAGAGCCAGTTGTTTATGTGGAAGTAACTTTGATGAATGGAAAGTTAAGCTCGCACGAATCATTGGATAGTTCTGTTGCTCCTGTGTCCTGGCTGCAGAAGTGTGATTCCAATGACCAGCATACAGCAGCTGGGAGCACAGGTCCTCCTGCCCGAAATAATAGAGCAAATGTGTCTAAATCCAGTAGCAGTACATCAATATCCTCCAGGACAAGTTCAACAAAGGGACGAGAGTCTGATGACAATAAACCTGACTCGAACGATG AAAACTCGGAATCTGAAGCTATTCAGGATGCAATTAAACTACTCTCAGTTAGTCTCAGCATCAAGAAAGCAAAACTGATGGAGAAATCTGAAGCAAAAACCAAAGAG ATGGTGGAAGAAAAGGCTGTTAGTCCTGAAAAACCTGAAAAATCACTATCAGAAGGAACAAATTCTG aAACAAAACTACCAACGACCAAAGCAACGACTTCATCCCATGCAAAGTCCAAGACACTTCCAACATTAAGACAATCGAGCAATACTAATAAAAATCCTTACAATCATTTACAACGTTACCCAAAATCTGCATCCTTTTCTGCTTTCGATCGAGCTAATTTTAAGTTTCTGAACAAGCCACTGACTGTAATTCATCCAGCAGTATCACCACGACGAACGTTTTCGACTTCCAGCGCACTGCTACAAACTGTGCAACAGCAGCCAGTAATGTACATACAGCCAAACGTTGTAAAGCACCCGCAAATGCAGCCATTTTCCGTACTTCATACAGCAAATCGGACAATGCAAGCCGATCCTTCCCATTTCTCTTCTCCAGTGCTTATTCAGTCGCACGTTTCAAACCAAGTGATTTTGCAACCTCCATTGACGCAGTCTTCGTCACCGAATACATTTTCACCAACACAAAATGAACTTTTGCAGCAGCAGCAGTGTACCAATGCCTATGAATTACCTCAAAATATCTTACGTTCATCTTCTGAAATGAGCATGGCGAATGTGAATTCTGTTCAAGGTGCAAGTGTAATTTCGCAGCACTTTGAAAACCCGAATAGATATGCGGAGAAACAGGGCATCACCAATGCAGAACTCATGCAGCAATTTGCCCCCAATACGTTGCCAGAATTGGCAAACAGCGAGCGTTCAACACCACAAAATGACCAAATGAACGCGTTGCTGATGGATCAAATGATGGATTTACACTTATCCGGATCTCATGGTGCTAAAGATATAGATCAAGGACTCCATCAGCAGTTGAATTTAGGTGTAGAGGGGAGGAAGATGATGACCTCCGTAAACAGTATTGGTGATGGATCTTcgcaacaaaataattttg GACCCATTGGCAGCCCTGCACCTTCTCGACGTTTGTCCCATGCAGATGACAATAAAAAAGGGAGCAACACTTGGCCTCATGCCAGACAACTGTCAAACTTTGGCAAGTTTGCCACCAACA ATGAGCCAGATTATGCCCAGTACATTGCTGGCGTAAATAACTCGCTGCAAAAGAAAGCTGCCACCTGGGAAGGGGCAGATATAAAGACAAG GCAAGGTCGTTCTACCAGTCCAGAACCAGATTTTCGATCAGATATtccatttaatatttttgcgaCGCCTGATCTGGTGCAGCATGTCATGCCAAA GGCACGACCATCTCACGATCAAAGAAATGGACAG GAATCGAGTGACCAGAGAGCTTCTCCCCAGTCAACGGGTTGGCTTCCCTGGCAGCAGTGA